Proteins found in one Plasmodium gaboni strain SY75 chromosome 13, whole genome shotgun sequence genomic segment:
- a CDS encoding putative exosome complex component RRP40, translating to MEEDDVIISGTHMTIEKDKLEKMNENNFEKIHDNEYENIYRSKCSGILLKTPYYPYKYDIMNTSYKYIPKVGDLVIGIVKTKKLDYYQMDINCNCECIIHKIDSFKYATKSSFPNLLNGTLLYMVVEKINLENNSVVTSCINSSDVKSWINYENYLGELFDGFVFSVNIACAKSLIGDRCYILDLIGQDIKYEIAVGHNGRIWIKANDPLEINLIHIALKHSFGKTRAQ from the exons atggaagAAGATGATGTGATAATAAGTGGGACTCACATGACAATAGAGAAGGACAAACTTGAAAAAATGAACgaaaataattttgaaaaaattcatgataatgaatatgaaaatatatatagaagTAAATGTTCTGGTATTTTATTGAAAACACCATATTATccatataaatatgatattatgaatactagctataaatatataccTAAAGTTGGTGATTTAGTAATAGGTATTGTAAAGACGAAGAAATTAGATTATTATCAAATGGATATTAATTGTAATTGTGAATgtataatacataaaattGATAGTTTTAAATATGCAACCAAAAGTAGCTTTCctaatttattaaatggtacattattatatatggttgttgaaaaaattaatttagaaaataatagTGTTGTAACTAGTTGTATCAATTCATCAGATGTAAAATCTTGGATAAACtatgaaaattatttagGAGAATTATTTGACGGATTCGTTTTTTCGGTTAATATTGCTTGTGCAAAAAGCCTTATCGGAGACAGATGCTACATATTAGATTTAATTGGTCaagatataaaatatgaaatagCAGTAGGACATAATGGACG AATATGGATTAAGGCAAACGATCCGTTGgaaattaatttaattcACATTGCACTTAAGCATTCATTTGGAAAAACTAGAGCTCAG
- a CDS encoding putative RED-like protein, giving the protein MSTELTNNDFRRIFDNFEKEKKEKENDALLKEEKKLKRKQKYLIKKKKNDEKNENQKYRDRAEERRKGILKDVKDESVLYNNVNNTIDESKFMGGDVEHTHLVKGLDFLLLNKVRNKLIDKISSEKEKMKLNNINKYITSGGNVLTNRSLSSSSITGFINEESKYIFKYFFLFEHPHHIHFKDKINGIYENIINNMKFKNYNKNIHSVNYKYNIDMDIDENDIPIKYIYHVDDIKNHHTYYLKNSFLNEIGACFKWHMENKKKKKSERLSRRPLTNNFLDPNLVSQEQGEDDDIDIFKMDDKDINETDIINTNKSEIDEKNNIKTATQNEIKDIIFKDNKEDISRSIKENKENYLNYSMKQFLSGKNISKSNNQNKENDKNSLTKNIFKDTYDECYPGYG; this is encoded by the coding sequence ATGTCTACCGAATTAACTAATAACGACTTTCGTCGtatttttgataatttcgaaaaggaaaaaaaagagaaagaaaatgatgcgttattaaaagaagaaaagaaattgaaaaggaaacaaaaatatttaataaaaaaaaaaaaaaatgatgagaaaaatgaaaatcaaaaatatagaGATCGAGCAGAAGAAAGAAGAAAAGgtatattaaaagatgTTAAAGATGAAAgtgttttatataataatgtaaaCAATACTATAGATGAATCAAAATTTATGGGTGGAGATGTGGAACATACACATTTAGTAAAAGGTCTTGATTTCTTATTATTGAATAAAGTtagaaataaattaattgataaaataagttcagaaaaagaaaaaatgaaactaaataatattaataaatatattacaagTGGTGGAAATGTATTAACTAATAGATCTTTATCATCGTCATCAATTACAGGttttataaatgaagaatcaaaatatattttcaaatatttctttttatttgaaCACCCACATCATATACATTTCAAAGATAAAATCAATGgtatatatgaaaatattataaataatatgaagttcaaaaattataataaaaatatccATTCAgtaaattataaatataatatagatatggatattgatgaaaatgatataccaatcaaatatatttatcatgttgatgatataaaaaatcatcatacttattatttgaaaaattcatttttaaatgaaatCGGTGCTTGTTTTAAATGGCATATGgaaaataagaaaaaaaaaaaaagtgaaAGGTTATCCAGGAGACCCTTAACAAATAACTTTCTAGATCCAAATTTAGTTAGTCAGGAACAAGGGGAGGATGATGATAttgatatttttaaaatggatgataaagatataaatgaaacggatataataaatacgAATAAGTCAGAAATTGatgaaaagaataatatcAAAACGGCAACCCAGAACgaaataaaagatataatatttaaagaCAATAAAGAGGATATATCTAGAAGcataaaagaaaataaagaaaattatttaaattatagtatgaaacaatttttatcaggaaaaaatatttctaaatctaataatcaaaataaagaaaatgataagAATAGTTTAAccaaaaatatatttaaagatACATATGATGAATGTTATCCTGGGTATggttaa
- a CDS encoding hypothetical protein (conserved Plasmodium protein, unknown function), whose product MFGKRRLIDLQEPKKKKKWKEELHDDLDDIDLECLKYIEEEEDEDVDNNTITNNNDDGINECDNKESSIYSDLLDEKNKINKDLNVSNNKELTNNISNDNQCVNKKRRYDWMSSDDEDITSDDDEEVLIKEDIKENTTDKIKCDTSNNIKDKISKDLEQNISEYEHINNNSYNNNNHEDKIFIKVENKNNSINNNNNITYDILNDINKFSINPVDIQMEDIEHIITYIYFNNIHFNCSIKNFVQFLENNINNKIIQINSDKLTNHTILYKYDEKSNDTVIIDKFTHHGKLFVHVKTYEDVVRLLKLNETNFMGRVIKSIQAYRKNDKFFILQAPSQYKYFIHLAVNEKNKRKRKG is encoded by the exons ATGTTTGGGAAAAGGAGATTAATAGATTTACAAGAAccaaaaaagaaaaaaaaatggaagGAAGAATTACATGATGATTTAGATGATATTGATTTAGAAtgtttaaaatatatagaagaagaagaagatgaagatgttgataataatactattactaataataatgatgatggTATAAATGAATGTGATAATAAAGAATCATCTATTTATTCAGATCTTTtagatgaaaaaaataaaataaataaagatttaaacgtatcaaataataaggaactaacaaataatataagtaATGATAATCAATGTGTGAATAAGAAAAGACGATATGATTGGATGAGTAGTgatgatgaagatataACGAGTGATGACGATGAAGAAGTTTTAATAAAAGAGgatataaaagaaaatacaacagataaaataaaatgcGATACATCaaacaatataaaagataaaatatcGAAAGATTTAGAACAAAACATTTCTGAATATGAgcatataaataataatagttataacaataataatcatgaggataaaatttttattaaagtggaaaataaaaataatagtattaataataataataatattacttatgatatattaaatgatatcAATAAATTTTCCATCAACCCAGTAGATATACAAATGGAAGATATTGaacatataataacatatatatatttcaataacatacattttaattgtagtattaaaaattttgttcAGTTCTTAgagaataatataaataataaaattatcCAAATAAATTCAGATAAATTAACTAACCAtactatattatataaatatgatgaaaaaagTAATGATACCGTTATTATAGATAAATTTACTCATCATGGAAAATTATTTGTTCATGTGAAAACATATGAA GATGTTGTTAGGTTACTAAAATTGAATGAGACCAATTTCATGGGGAGAGTTATAAa GTCTATACAAGCATATAGGAAGAAtgataaattttttattttgcAAGCTCCTTCACAATACaa GTATTTCATTCATTTGGCAgttaatgaaaaaaataaaagaaaaagaaaggggtga
- a CDS encoding putative U1 small nuclear ribonucleoprotein A, with product MSNNTTTHNINSINNVNNNDNINNDSLNNPNEPLDKNTNFTNAHFKPPGYVNGSGKNTDSASNMIPNINNNIQYHMPVPNNMPYGVNPNYNIHNNKMMNNPKNMYNPPYPLNMNTLPINSYGGPEKFTHSLRIPIYPTPQNMLYNTMNYMNSKAYIKHLKYNKVIPSDPTIPPNETLYIKNLNDRVKTDEMKKNLKDLFNTYGEIKDLIVMKSFWRKGQAWVVYDDKECATKALNALQGYMLFGKIMQINFSHNKSDIHAKRDGTFVERSKEPKKPKKILEREQKQKEIFEQMHKNYLEMQKNNFNMLNGNKEINKTEIIDLSQMDKQTLIAKAQAKANEDKNKKNEELPNNNIFSSYYQMNNIPPVQNYPVVMPYKILFVENVVENVDTQAFNDLFKNYAGFVEARIIPQRNVAFVDFTDENTATFAMKALQNYELQGSKLKISYAKR from the exons ATGAGCAATAATACAACTAcacataatattaattcaataaataatgtaaataataatgataatataaataatgattcTTTAAATAACCCAAATGAACCCCTTGACAAAAATACAAATTTTACAAATGCACACTTTAAACCTCCAGGTTATGTGAACGGTTCAGGTAAAAACACGGACAGTGCAAGTAATATGATAccaaatataaataataatattcagTATCATATGCCAGTTCCTAATAATATGCCTTATGGTGTTAATCcaaattataatattcataataataaaatgatgAATAATCCAAAAAACATGTATAATCCTCCGTACCCattaaatatgaatacTCTACCAATTAATTCATATGGAGGACCCGAGAAGTTTACACATTCTTTACGAATACCTATATATCCAACCCCAcaaaatatgttatataataccatgaattatatgaacagtaaagcatatataaaacatttgaaatataataaagtGATACCATCTGACCCAACAATACCTCCAAATGAAAcattgtatataaaaaatttgaatGATAGAGTAAAGACAGatgaaatgaaaaaaaatttaaaagatttaTTTAACACATACGGAGAAATAAAAGATTTAATTGTTATGAAATCATTTTGGAGAAAAGGTCAGGCATGGGTTGtatatgatgataaagAATGTGCTACTAAAGCTTTAAATGCACTACAAGGGTATATGTTATTTGGTAAAATTATGCAAATTAATTTCTCACATAATAAAAGTGATATACATGCTAAAAGAGATGGGACTTTTGTGGAGAGATCAAAAGAACCTAAAAAACCCAAAAAAATACTTGAAAGAgaacaaaaacaaaaagaaatatttgAACAAATgcataaaaattatttagaaatgcaaaaaaataattttaatatgcTTAACGgtaataaagaaataaataaaactGAAATTATTGATTTAAGTCAAATGGATAAACAAACACTTATTGCAAAAGCTCAAGCAAAAGCaaatgaagataaaaataaaaaaaatgaagaattaccaaataataatatattctcatcttattatcaaatgaataatattcCCCCAGTTCAAAATTATCCTGTTGTTATGccatataaaattttatttgttgAAAATGTAGTAGAAAATGTTGATACACAAGCTTTTAATGActtatttaaaaattatgcAGGATTTGTTGAGGCTAGAATTATACCTCAGAGAAATGTTGCATTTGTCGATTTTACTGATGAAAACACAGCAACGTTTGCAATGAAAG CTCTACAAAATTATGAATTGCAGGGATCCAAATTGAAAATATCATATGCCAAAAGATAA
- a CDS encoding putative vacuolar ATP synthase subunit h, whose product MANDSGISVITKIVESEQKNQILHDSILNKMPCYDKYEEIKILSVEEVELLKKFHDFSKKEKYEYFKENDTIVSILFNCLQTDFNLHLMQYVLTIFYEIIRNDGSSYSYILGILHDKDMYGYLMKLCTHSDTYIADKSSFLLSGSFCYNNNYFTEVQIKEFIIKIDFFNVSEEGKMDIYINILKIDNYRKDIYELEQFSTIIKKNLELSNNNANKQYKSVFCIWLLTFKDCFIKQLYKNNIIAIVINLFKKCRVEKILRVSLNIIKNIMHIDDCFEIIVDNNIIQTMTVLQYDKWRDNDIYDTIVQLLNKLDQRVKNYSNFERYCHELSNGKLKWSVLHTEKFWLENVMQFEKDEFKAIQQLADIIKLYAHNIIQKSETGESKEEIDAVTVAVACFDIGEFARLYPNGKKICQKFKIKENVMILIATKDRDIVREALLCAQKIMLNNWQSISNSK is encoded by the exons ATGGCAAATGATAGTGGTATTAGTGTAATAACGAAAATTGTGGAGTCTGAACAAAAGAATCaa ATATTACATGATTCTATTTTGAATAAGATGCCTTGTtatgataaatatgaaGAGATCAAAATTTTATCAGTTGAAGAAGtagaattattaaaaaagttTCATGATTTTAgtaaaaaggaaaaatatgaatattttaaagaaaaCGATACTATTgtatctatattatttaattgtTTACAAACAGATTTCAATCTTCATTTAATGCAATATGTATTaacaatattttatgaaataataagaaatgATGGAAGTTCTTATAGTTATATATTAGGTATATTACATGATAAAGACATGTATGGATATTTAATGAAATTATGTACACATAGTGATACGTATATAGCTGATAAGAGTTCCTTTTTATTGTCAGGAAGtttttgttataataataattattttacTGAAGTACAAATTAAagaatttattataaaaattgaTTTCTTTAATGTTAGTGAAGAAGGAAaaatggatatatatataaatatattaaaaattgataattatagaaaagatatatatgaattagAACAATTTTCAActattataaaaaaaaatttagagctatctaataataatgctaataaacaatataaatcTGTATTTTGTATATGGCTACTAACTTTTAAAGattgttttattaaacaattatataaaaataatattattgcTATAGTAATAAATctatttaaaaaatgtagaGTGGAAAAAATTTTAAGAGTTTCActtaatataataaaaaatattatgcATATTGATGATTGTTTCGAAATAATAgttgataataatattattcaaacAATGACAGTATTGCAGTATGATAAGTGGAGagataatgatatatatgatacAATAGTTCAGCTTCTCAACAAGTTAGACCAAAGGGTCAAAAATTATag TAATTTTGAACGATACTGTCACGAATTATCAAACGGAAAATTGAAGTGGTCCGTTTTACACACAGAAAAGTTTTGGCTAGAAAATGTCATGCAATTTGAGAAAGATGAATTTAAGGCTATTCAGCAATTAGctgatataataaaattatatgctcataatattattcagAAAAGTGAAACAGGTGAAAGCAAAGAAGAGATAGACGCAGTAACAGTTGCTGTTGCTTGTTTTGATATTGGTGAATTTGCTAGGTTATATCCTAATGGTAAGAAAATATGTCagaaatttaaaataaaagaaaatgttATGATTTTAATAGCTACAAAAGATAGAGATATTGTTAGAGAAGCTTTATTATGTGcacaaaaaattatgttGAATAATTGGCAAAGTATATCAAATTcgaaataa